A genomic window from Lycium barbarum isolate Lr01 chromosome 4, ASM1917538v2, whole genome shotgun sequence includes:
- the LOC132637706 gene encoding MADS-box transcription factor 22-like, with translation MDRKRLRNTRNCSENVRNSILDKRATNLFKKAEEFSILCDLDVAIIIFSPGEIQPIVWKSERLICKKKELAKILKINEEKEMELLFNQLMEGRSINEIDSREMRGFLKVSAAKMDKLNERKKQFIQQHQPSQPQNYPSNSKLVNENVNPSASSMEYLINNPWFLESMTTNQNDFGLGAGSGTDPTPTEGDDINAKDDGHSKDLN, from the exons ATGGATAGGAAGAGGCTTAGGAATACTAGGAATTGTAGTGAAAATGTAAGAAACTCCATCCTAGATAAAAGAGCAACAAATTTATTTAAGAAAGCTGAAGAGTTTTCTATTCTATGTGATTTAGATGTCGCTATAATAATTTTTAGCCCAGGGGAAATTCAACCCATTGTTTGGAAATCT GAAAGGTTAATATGCAAGAAAAAAGAATTAGCAAAAATTTTGAAAATCAACGAGGAGAAAGAAATGGAACTCCTCTTCAACCAACTTATGGAGGGTAGAAGCATCAACGAAATTGATTCTAGGGAAATGCGAGGATTTTTAAAGGTTTCTGCTGCAAAGATGGATAAACTTAATGAAAGAAAAAAGCAATTcattcaacaacatcaaccttCTCAACCTCAAAATTATCCCTCCAATTCCAAGCTCGTGAATGAAAATGTTAACCCATCAGCAAGTTCAATGGAGTACTTGATCAATAACCCGTGGTTTTTGGAGTCTATGACTACTAACCAAAATGATTTTGGCTTAGGGGCTGGAAGCGGTACAGATCCCACACCAACTGAAGGAGATGACATCAATGCTAAAGATGATGGACATTCCAAAGATCTTAATTGA